The DNA window CCAGCTGAAGAAACTACATTTTCTTCAATCATTATTGAACCAAAATCATTTGCTCCCGAATGCAAACAAATTTGTCCTGTTTCTTTTCCTACTGTCAACCATGAAGCCTGTATATTTTTAATATTTGGCAACATTATACGGCTTATAGCTATGGTTTTTATATATTCATCAGCATTAACAGAATTTGAAATATTTTTTTTCTTTTTTAAAAAAGTATAATCATCCTGAAATGTCCACGGAATAAAAGCCAGAAAACCACAAGAACCAGCAGGCTTTTCTTTTTGCACATCTCGTAATAAAACCAAATGTTGTATTCTTTCTTTTTTTGTCTCAATGTGCCCAAACATCATAGTTGCAGATGTTACCATACCAATTTTATGAGCTTCACGCATAACATCAAGCCATTGTTGTGAGTTACATTTGCCGGGTGATATTGTTTTCCTGACTCTATCACTTAAAATTTCAGCACCTGCACCGGGCAAACTGTCTAAACCTGCATTAATTAGTTTTTCAAGAACATCTCTAAATGATATTTTTCCAAGTCTTGCAATATGAACAATTTCAGGTGGACCAAGCGCATGCAATTTTAAATTCGGGTAAAGTTCTTTTAATTCCCTAAATAAATTAACATAAAAATTCAAACCAAGTTTGGGGTGTAATCCTCCTTGTAACAATAATTGTTCTCCTCCAATTTTTTCTAATTCTTCAATTTTTTCTTTATACTCATCTATTGATGTAATATATGCTTCTTTATCATTAAGTTTCCTGTAAAAATTACAAAACTGACAACCCGAAATACAAACATTTGTGATATTTACATTTCTATCAATTATCCATGTAACTTTTAAATCGGGTTTTATTTTTTTCCTGATTTCATGTGCAATTAACATCAACTCCGGTGTAGGAACATTTTCGTATAAGAATAAGCCTTCTTCAACTGTAAGAAATTCAAGGTTTAATGCTTTTTTGTATATATGGTTTTTAATCATTTTTTTACTGATTAAATCAAGTTGTTAGTTATGTAACATCATTTGAATCTTGTAAAAATAAGAAATTACATTAGATTAGTGTTAATATTCATCAAAAGTATACTGGTTAAAAAATATATTGGTAATTTTAGCCTTTTTATTAAATTAGTATCTGTCTCTAAAGTCAGAAAAGTTAAGAAATGTCCCGTAGGGACAAACTATTTATAGCCCCCGATTTTAATCGGGGGTATTGATAATCAACAAAATAACCGCAGGAAGCACAATGCTAATTTGAAAAACAAAATTTACATCCTGCGGAATAACAAGACATTATGGACAGATTCTAATTAGTGCCTGTTTATAAAGTCCATATTTTTAGTCGTCACGAAGAGGAACGACG is part of the Bacteroidales bacterium genome and encodes:
- the mqnC gene encoding dehypoxanthine futalosine cyclase — its product is MIKNHIYKKALNLEFLTVEEGLFLYENVPTPELMLIAHEIRKKIKPDLKVTWIIDRNVNITNVCISGCQFCNFYRKLNDKEAYITSIDEYKEKIEELEKIGGEQLLLQGGLHPKLGLNFYVNLFRELKELYPNLKLHALGPPEIVHIARLGKISFRDVLEKLINAGLDSLPGAGAEILSDRVRKTISPGKCNSQQWLDVMREAHKIGMVTSATMMFGHIETKKERIQHLVLLRDVQKEKPAGSCGFLAFIPWTFQDDYTFLKKKKNISNSVNADEYIKTIAISRIMLPNIKNIQASWLTVGKETGQICLHSGANDFGSIMIEENVVSSAGASYKFDAEGIQKAIIEAGYVHQLRNQKYEYQNLQF